The Montipora foliosa isolate CH-2021 chromosome 1, ASM3666993v2, whole genome shotgun sequence DNA segment accattctcgtttattccgtctcattccgATCTCATTCggttttattccagagtcattccgccttgttccggcatattccggtatATGCCGCTTTATTTGTGTGTAATTCCGCCTCATTcccggtagcctcgcagctcctacaaggtctcacctgattggagaccattcttgttcattccggctcattccggtgtcattccgcctcattccggcatattccggtttattccggtatattccgttccgttccgttccatTCCGTTTCTGTTTTTAGTAACGCTCACTTGAACCTCATCAATTTCCCATCATCCCTCACCCGAAGAGAAATTAGTTGAAAGCTTGGATTCTTTAtcagaaaacaaataaagaagcctcgactgtgctctgttctgttgtaaaacACTTAGGAAGCGGTAGAGAACTGTACAGCTCCCGAAATGATCCCGACCCCGTAATGATCCCCAAGGAATTATACAATGGTGGGGAAATATAGGACTGTGGATTGCTCAGTAATTAGGGAAAGTAAGGCCATTTCGGCGTATGTAGTAAATTAATTCATGGCGCCGATATTAACAAGTAAAAGAGAATAAAGTAAACTAAGAATAGGggaaattttgcaataaatgtAATTTATAGAAACATTTGTAATCCTTAAATGTTTTGTCTTCATTAAGTATACCACACAAAGTGCCGTACTCCGCATCGTCCTAAGGCAAATTCCTTAGTTTAACCTTCAATTAGATTAAATTTATAGTTAATGCTTAATTTCACTTAATTTAAACAAAGTGCAAATTACTTGATCCCGAATAAGATAGCAAACAGCACCAAACGACATTCAGATTAATATATTtatatctttttttcttccaatgaaaatgaaaagactCAAAGAATCTAGATCCTACGCTTGCTTGCATCTACGTGTGAAGCAAATATAAACGCTCATAGCTGAGGAATTGATGCACCAGTAAGAATGTCACGCTGTGGCACGATTGCTGCAATTGCTAACGTTTTGGAACTGATAGTTAGCTATTCAATAACaatttaaaaattgtgtatTCTTACTGTATCTTATTGTTTATGTACACAAGTAACATAGAGCATGTGCACTATGCGAGAGCCTGCACAGGGGAGGCTCCTACGTTATGTTTCAGTGTAGGTTgaaactaatctcgtacccagatctcactctgtaactggaaatgttccacatttccagtgacagagtgagatctgggtacgagattaggttgAAACTCAACTCTGCATTCTTCGATAATCCTGAATTTATATGAGGAGGCTTATCATCGTTTCCCGAAATAAAGCTTCGTGAAACAGAGCACAGAAGAAGGACTAAAAACCACGCAGTTCGAAACATTGCATGAGACTAAATAGGTCAAAGGTCGACTGTAACGAGACTAGAACGAGACAGTGACCCGACAAATAGTTTCCTTTTATTTGAAACTTCGtaagaataaaaagaaatgacagaaTCCCACAGTCCCATATTTAATTACCACCATTATCTAATTCCTTGGGGATCATTTCAGGGTCGACAAGAAGAAACGTGGGGATCATTTCGGGGTCGATTTAGGGATCATTTCAGGGTTGGGGATCATTTCGCGGGGGCTGTacagcactcaagaagtagggaaaAACACTCGACTGCGTCTCGTGTTTTCCTCTACACTTATTACGTGCTCTAGCGCTTCCTGTGTGTTTTACAACAGTGCAGAGCACAGtcgaggcttctttatttgttaaatataaaaGGATAAAAAAAAGCACAAGAAGCAATGCATTAATTCTTTaatccactttttcaaattatatttaaatttcatattaaaagagatttcttaaaacataaaactctAAAAACCAACGATAAAATCTGACGTTTCGGAGTATTCATGACTCTattatcaaggaaaatataaaaagaTCATGCAAATTGCAACATTTAAAGCGGTTTTGGCGCGAATAATTAACATAAGAGGGTGCGAAGAttgtaaaaaattgtaaaaagattataaaaatactttcgcacgaatgGAGTCTGCTTGCACGTTGAGATTTGGTTTTAACGCtcttataaaaagcatttcgtacaCTAAGCAGTCAAATTCGTTTTTGCATTTCTTAAGCACTTTGAAACGCTCAGTTTAGCAGGCCCTGGGGCATTGTCCCGTGCATGTTCTTATAGTGTTTGGCAATGGCGGAggattgttaatttcatttcCAAAAAGGTGGTGGGTTAAGTTGTTCTAttccttaaagtgcacctaacccccaaaattttttttttatccctaAAATAAATCCACTTGTTATTTGAAGCATTTAggtgaaaaaattattaaatttggtTGAATCCTCGATTGTCTATGCCCTTTTAATGTCTCGCTTGAAATGTTGCACGACCGCGTTTTAGGGAGTCTGGGGCGGCGGTTGCTGAAAACTAATCGTTCCAATGTATTTTGAAGCATTAACTAAAACCTTCCAAGTTTTCTTTCAGTAAATTGTACAGTATATCTTTCTTTAAACATTGGATATTGCTGCAACAACCGATAGCACCTCCGGAAGGCGTTTCTCTGCACTTTTCGAATGTGTATTTTGAATGACTGCCAAGAGAAATGAAATCGGTTATTTTTCAGGGTTATCAAACAGTTTTTCAATAACCTTTCTGCTGTGGGTAAGTAATACTATATCAAAGATAGGTGCATGAACGTTTAGGAGAATATTCATACGCCATTTATAAAACCCAGGCCTATTAAAGACGTTAGCGCGAAAATCTTTACATGTAACACTGATAACTTTATCATATTTATGATAAACTGAATAACAAGCTACTCAGGTCGAAAATGTAAAAGAAATTGACGAGTCACCGGATGCAGCGCCAACTTCAGCaccataatttgaaaaatgggCTTTCCTAAGTTGAAATGGCTTCCATTGTTGATGCTGTAAAATTATTGCAAAGGAATCTCGGTAGACGAAGATAGTGTCTTTACCGTTTTTGTCAGTTTTGAATAGGTGTATCAAACTAATACTTTCAACAGAAAACATGATTCCTAATGAAGAAAATGATGTACGATGTGACTTGACACTAATTGCGTGCGCAGTGaacatgcgcaataacaattggcgcgaacgtcttTAAAAGGGGTGTGTTATAGCCCAAACTTGATTTTCTTCTGTTATAAATCACTGAGAATCTAGAAAATTTTGGTCACATTGACCAAGCAGGAGTATTACTTGGTATaagtttgattttgttgttcgGACGTTTCAAGCCTTAGCCCTCCGTCAGAGCGATCGATACCCTAAAACTCGAATCTCTTTACGGGTGGCCAAATTACCACTGgatatcaactctgttgataaaccaaatgtTCGTTTCTAATCCCCACCGATGTAGTACCAATTTTTCTTAGAAACTAACCTCTTACTCCAACAAAGCTACGATTTTAAAAAACTCCTCGCATTATTAAGACGGTTGTACAGGGGGTTTTCTGTTACGGTTCAAGAACGGAAAAATAGAGGATCACGGATCACGGATATAAAAATTTCGTTTTCTCGAATCACGAAAATAATTAAGCAAGTAGTTCTTACAGATCTTATACTAGAAAGGGTGTTTGAGGAAAGAAAAATCGTAAAATGCTAAGTCAAGCCTCGATATCTCAAATCGCATGTTCAAGTCACCGTTGATAGCCGACTCTAACCATTCGGACGGAgtgttaaaaatagatttgacataaataagcatacattacgtgtggcgggaagaaagtcacgtgTAAACGAAGGACTAGTCTGAGTGTTGATCGATCGTCGGATCGCTTCGAGTGTAAAGTTGAGTattgagttttagatttcaaccgtgcttaaggcctgaaaccgtcgagtgaagtggtaattcgtatggaaaattgtaaagagattattcaccaggaaatgaattaaatataccataaagATTCATTACATGGTCCTTTCGAGTCGGAGGAAATACAAGAAGGAGTAGAACAACAAAGCTGTGGCCGTCATCGAAGGATTTTTTGAATTGGAAAAGTCTACTTGGAAAAGGCGAAGTCTACTCAAAAAGGGTGTTTATGGACATAAAGCGTCATGAATATCGACAAGACCAGGAAAATACGAGATGCACACAGGACCTTTGTGTACAAAATAGTGGGGAATGTTGAGAAAATTTTGACAGAACACGTGGGAGATTTAACGTCGTTCAGGGAAAAGTTAACGGCTCTGAAAGCCTTGTTGACCGAAAAATTGGAAACGACCAAAAAGCTGGATGAAACAATATTAGAGCTGACCAAACCAAAGGAACTGGAGAAAGAAATAGAAGATTCTGGTGAGTTTTGTGAGCACGTTTACAGTATTTTAGCGAAAATCGATTTGAGTTTGGAGAAAGGGAAACATGGCGAACACACACAGGCCCACGCGACAAATCAGGAAAATAGTAGTACCAGAAATACCGAAAGCGCAAAAGTGAAACTACCTAAACTCGAACTCAAATCATTTTCGGGAAATTATCAAGAATGGCAGGGTTTCTGGGACACATTTCAATCTGCTGTCGATGGAAATACTGGCATCTCGGCCATTGAAAAATTCACCTATCTGAAGAGTTGTGTGACAAGCAATGCTGAATCCGCAATTGCTGGACTGCCTCTGACCGCAGACAATTATAAAGTAGCCATTGACATTCTTAAGGACCGATTTGGTAAACCGCAGTTGCTGATATCAAATTATATGGATGCCTTATTGAAACTTCCATCTGtcaattcagtgcatgaaacaaagaaattacGTGAATTGTTTGACAAGATTGAAATCAACATTCGAGGTTTGAATGCGTTAGGAGTTGAATCACAGTCCTTTGGGAATTTATTGGTCCCAGTCGTGATGGAAAAAATCCCCTCAGAATTAAGATTGGTTGTAAGCCGTAAGTTTGGCAGTGAGGAATCATGGAATCTTGATGCCTTGTTGAGTGCACTGAAAACTGAGTTGGAAGCCAGGGAAAGATGTACTGCAATGAAAACAAGTGGTGCAAATGCCAATACACCCAGGTTTGAACAGTACAGAGCAAGAAGCAAACAACCCCATTCTTCCTCTGCCCTTTATACAGGCAGTGAGGAATTTACTCAACAATGTGTTTTTTGCAAGAAGAATCACAAATCCATTAACTGCATGACCATCACTGAACCGAAAGCTAGGAGAACAATTCTGAGACGAAATGGCAAGTGTTTTGTGTGCCTGAAGGGTGGCCATATCTCCACAAATTGTCCGTCAAAGGCAAAATGCTTTAACTGTGAAGGTAGACACCATGTAACCATTTGTGAAAGAATAAGGAACATTCCAACATCCAGGAATGTAGTTCGTGACGAGGAAACACCACATGGATCTGGATCATCTCAAGATAGGAGCAGAGAAGCTGGAACTTCAGCAATGCACGTTAGCAACAATGCCAACTCTGTGTTGTTACAGGTAGCCCAAGCCTTTGTTTGCAGACCAGATAACCGACAACTTGGATTGAATGCCCATGTGATATTTGATTCCTGTAGCCAGAGATCATACATAACCAGTAAGGCATGTGAACAATTGAACCTACCAACCATTGGTAAGGAGACACTTTTGATCAAAACATTTGGAGATAACTCAGCCTCTGTGAAGGAATGTGATGTTGTGCAATTGTGTGTCAGAACATTGGATGAAATGAAAGTGTATATCACCTCATATGTTGTACCAGTAATTTGCAGCCCAGTGTCCAATCAACAGACTCGAACCACGTTGGAATGCTACCCCTACTTGCAGGGTCTACAACTTGCATGTGATACAAGTGATTCTGTCAGTGTTGATGTGCTGATAGGAGCAGATTATTACTGGTCGTTCTTTACTGGGAACATCATTAAAGGAGATCCCTATGGACCAGTAGCCCTTGAAACCAATTTAGGTTGGGTTTTATCAGGACCAACTATGTGCTCAACATTGACAAGGTCATGCACTGTGAATCTGAGTTCCACGCATGTGTTAAAGATAGAGTCCACAGAGATAAGTGATATGAAGGATGAtctgcagaaattttgggacTTAGAAACTTTGGGCATTAAGGAACATGAAACTTCAGTctatgacaagttttcaaatgacatcaCATTTACTGGAAAGAGATACCAGGTCAAGTTACCATTCAAGGGTAATCACCCCATGTTACCAGACAATTATACAGTGGCATTGCGTAGACTGACAACAACAATCAAGAAGCTCAAGAACCAACCAGAAATTCTGAAGCAGTATGATGGTGTGATTAGAGAGCAACTGCACAGTGGTGTGGTTGAAATGGTACCACAAGATCAAATACCACCGCCTGGAGATGTCCACTATCTTCCACACAGGACAgtagtgagacttgacagagaTACAACTAAGGTGAGAGTTGTATACGATGCCTCATCTAAAGTGTTTGGGCCTAGTTTAAATGACTGTCTGCACATTGGACCTTCTCTTAATCCCTTGTTATTTGACATTTTGCTGAGGTTCAGAGTCCATGAAGTTGCCCTAACTGCAGACATTGAGAAGGCGTTTTTGAACATTGAGATTGATCCTGAACACAGGGACTTTGTGAGATTTTTATGGGTTGAAGATCCGAATAAGGAAAGTCCAGAAGTCATGGTACTACGTTTTGCACGTGTGGTATTTGGTGTAAACTCAAGTCCTTTCATTCTAAATGCCACAATCAGACACCATTTGAACACATGTTTGCCAGTGGACAGTGCACTTGCAAGAGAGCTGTTGAAGTCTTTATATGTTGATGACTATGTGTCTGGAAATGGTGACGTGGATAGTGCGTTCAAATTGGCTAAGAAGATAAAGCTCTGTCTTAAGTCAGGAGGCTTCAATATGAGAAAGTGGAGTAGCAATTCAGAAAGTCTGCTGAAATCACTGGAACAAGATGAAGCTTTCAGTGATGACTTTGAAAAGAGCAATGGACCTagagtagaagaagaagacgaaagcTTCTCTAAATCAGTTTTCAAGCAAAGTACAGAAAAGGAGCAAAAGGTTTTGGGAATGCTTTGGAACCCAACCCAAGATGAACTGATTTATGATCTGAACAAGACATTGGGAGATGTAGATGCCCAACCAGCAACAAGAAGATTGATTCTCAGTACAGCTACAAGGTTTTTTGACCCCTTGGGGTTGATAGCTCCGGTCATTCTTCCATTCAAGATGATGTTTCAGAAACTTTGCAAGGCTGGaaaagactgggacgagttgGTCGATGCTGAACTCAATCACCAGTGGCTGGCGACTCTATCGGATTTGAGAGAGGCTGGAAGAGTGAGCTTTAAGAGATGTTATGCTAAGGGATTGAATGGAGACAAGGTCAATTCAGTCCAACTTCACTGTTTTGCTGACGCATCGGAAAAGGCTTATGGAGCTGTGGTCTACATGAGAGTAGAGTATGAGGCGAGGGTGGAATGTCAGATAGTATCTTCGAAGACAAGAGTTGCACCATTAGCTAAACAAACTATCCCTCGTCTGGAGTT contains these protein-coding regions:
- the LOC137971543 gene encoding uncharacterized protein; the protein is MNIDKTRKIRDAHRTFVYKIVGNVEKILTEHVGDLTSFREKLTALKALLTEKLETTKKLDETILELTKPKELEKEIEDSGEFCEHVYSILAKIDLSLEKGKHGEHTQAHATNQENSSTRNTESAKVKLPKLELKSFSGNYQEWQGFWDTFQSAVDGNTGISAIEKFTYLKSCVTSNAESAIAGLPLTADNYKVAIDILKDRFGKPQLLISNYMDALLKLPSVNSVHETKKLRELFDKIEINIRGLNALGVESQSFGNLLVPVVMEKIPSELRLVVSRKFGSEESWNLDALLSALKTELEARERCTAMKTSGANANTPRFEQYRARSKQPHSSSALYTGSEEFTQQCVFCKKNHKSINCMTITEPKARRTILRRNGKCFVCLKGGHISTNCPSKAKCFNCEGRHHVTICERIRNIPTSRNVVRDEETPHGSGSSQDRSREAGTSAMHVSNNANSVLLQVAQAFVCRPDNRQLGLNAHVIFDSCSQRSYITSKACEQLNLPTIGKETLLIKTFGDNSASVKECDVVQLCVRTLDEMKVYITSYVVPVICSPVSNQQTRTTLECYPYLQGLQLACDTSDSVSVDVLIGADYYWSFFTGNIIKGDPYGPVALETNLGWVLSGPTMCSTLTRSCTVNLSSTHVLKIESTEISDMKDDLQKFWDLETLGIKEHETSVYDKFSNDITFTGKRYQVKLPFKGNHPMLPDNYTVALRRLTTTIKKLKNQPEILKQYDGVIREQLHSGVVEMVPQDQIPPPGDVHYLPHRTVVRLDRDTTKVRVVYDASSKVFGPSLNDCLHIGPSLNPLLFDILLRFRVHEVALTADIEKAFLNIEIDPEHRDFVRFLWVEDPNKESPEVMVLRFARVVFGVNSSPFILNATIRHHLNTCLPVDSALARELLKSLYVDDYVSGNGDVDSAFKLAKKIKLCLKSGGFNMRKWSSNSESLLKSLEQDEAFSDDFEKSNGPRVEEEDESFSKSVFKQSTEKEQKVLGMLWNPTQDELIYDLNKTLGDVDAQPATRRLILSTATRFFDPLGLIAPVILPFKMMFQKLCKAGKDWDELVDAELNHQWLATLSDLREAGRVSFKRCYAKGLNGDKVNSVQLHCFADASEKAYGAVVYMRVEYEARVECQIVSSKTRVAPLAKQTIPRLELLSNLTATRLLNSVSQALDGVKIDDIFNWTDSMISLWWITNTDKEYKQFVENRVAEIRRNSRPEQWRYCPTADNPADIASRGIKSTELKESSLWLHGPDFLSKSSEQWPVQPTVVQAREDLSELKSFKPAVSSLVTTCVEGKEEEASLDNLINLENFSSLTKLLRVTVLVVLFIEKLKRTRCREGTEEDFTKLYRQAEMMWIRHVQREIPKSDKYPQMKSSLGLYRDEEGILRCRGRIGMSSLPYDTRFPILLPRSQYFTKLVILKCHDQVMHNGVAETLVQVRSRYWIVKGRQTVKSVINKCVLCKKLEGRPYGTPPTSQLPGFRLSDEFAFTSIGVDFAGPVNVKDIYHKSDDMNKAYIVLYTCASSRAVHLDVVPRLTTEAFVRSFKRFIARRGVPNLVVSDNGSTFKSEELKKLLADHRIEWKFNVALAPWWGGFFERLVRSTKRCLKKTLGTERVSYEELLSVVVEIEGILNSRPLTYVDDELRSPLTPSQLVIGRRLLSKEEKTPSEAPQTRSELSRRAKYLTTVLSQFWRRWQKEYLTELRVHHNCQLKNRQPTVNVGDVVCIHKDRTPRLFWNMGVVKALITGRDGFHRAAVVRTRSGDRVIDVTRPLKKLFPVETGLGVHERQKGNTDFPITFVGNAEQEHVAEH